One genomic segment of Desulfocapsa sulfexigens DSM 10523 includes these proteins:
- the rplM gene encoding 50S ribosomal protein L13, with protein MKTYLTPVNEIERKWHHVNAEGKILGRLATEIADRLRGKHKPTFSTFIDNGDFVVVTNADKIRLTGRKWDQKKYYHHTGYIGSMKEITAKELVVKHPTDLLMKAVKGMLPKNKLGRQQLKKLKLYTGSDHPHAAQMPADLDI; from the coding sequence ATGAAAACCTATCTTACTCCGGTCAACGAGATCGAAAGAAAATGGCACCATGTAAATGCCGAAGGTAAAATCCTTGGCCGTCTGGCAACAGAAATCGCAGACCGACTGCGTGGCAAACATAAGCCTACCTTCTCCACCTTCATTGACAATGGGGATTTCGTAGTCGTTACCAATGCCGACAAGATACGTCTTACCGGTAGAAAATGGGACCAGAAAAAATATTATCATCACACCGGATATATTGGCAGCATGAAAGAGATCACCGCCAAGGAACTGGTAGTGAAGCATCCAACCGATCTGCTTATGAAAGCGGTAAAGGGAATGCTTCCCAAAAACAAACTTGGCCGCCAGCAACTGAAAAAGCTTAAATTATATACTGGTTCTGACCATCCTCACGCAGCACAGATGCCTGCCGATTTAGATATATAA
- the rpsI gene encoding 30S ribosomal protein S9, with product MAQDRFYATGKRKSAIAKVWLTPGTGKILVNKMAPEDYFGGIFKIHKIDKPFKVTDTFESYDVMATLLGGGKSAQVDALTHGISRALLEVNSENRSTLKKSGLLTRDPRMKERKKYGQKGARAKFQFSKR from the coding sequence ATGGCTCAAGATCGTTTTTACGCCACCGGCAAAAGAAAAAGTGCTATTGCAAAAGTATGGCTCACCCCTGGTACCGGAAAAATTTTAGTCAACAAAATGGCCCCCGAGGATTATTTTGGCGGGATATTTAAAATTCACAAAATTGACAAACCCTTCAAAGTTACTGATACTTTTGAGAGCTACGATGTTATGGCAACTCTTCTTGGCGGCGGAAAATCTGCCCAGGTAGACGCTCTGACTCATGGAATTTCCCGTGCACTTCTTGAAGTTAATTCTGAAAACAGAAGCACACTGAAGAAATCAGGCCTTCTTACCCGTGATCCTCGCATGAAAGAGCGTAAGAAATACGGTCAGAAAGGCGCTCGCGCCAAGTTTCAGTTCTCAAAACGTTAA
- the argC gene encoding N-acetyl-gamma-glutamyl-phosphate reductase yields the protein MLRVAIIGASGYTGVELARILCNHPEFELTAATSRQYAGKPLSEVFPNLLGKTDLICENLSIDELCSRADLFFAAVPHKTAMDLVPQLLEQGKKVVDLSADFRLRNVATYETWYQEHSSPEFITEAAYGLPELYREQIQKARLVANPGCYPTSIILGLAPLLQNGLIDTSSIIADSKSGTTGAGRAVSLGTLFCEVHDGFKAYKVGGTHRHLPEIEQELSALSKGDITISFTPHLLPIARGILSTVYADLTSDISENDIRKLYRTMYENEPFVRIVPEGTFPATQHVRGSNFCDIGFTIDERTNRIIVISAIDNIVKGAAGQAVHNMNLMCGIDETTGLQGAPFFP from the coding sequence ATGCTACGTGTTGCCATTATTGGAGCCTCCGGTTACACCGGAGTTGAACTTGCCCGCATTCTCTGCAACCATCCTGAATTCGAGCTAACTGCAGCGACGTCCCGACAATATGCAGGAAAGCCACTCTCTGAAGTGTTCCCCAATCTTCTTGGCAAAACTGATCTTATATGTGAAAACCTTTCCATAGATGAACTCTGCTCGCGTGCTGATCTTTTTTTTGCAGCAGTCCCTCACAAAACAGCCATGGACCTGGTTCCTCAACTCCTGGAGCAGGGAAAAAAGGTTGTCGACCTTTCCGCCGACTTTCGTTTGCGTAACGTAGCCACCTATGAAACATGGTACCAGGAGCACTCTTCTCCTGAATTTATTACAGAGGCCGCCTACGGCCTACCAGAACTTTACCGCGAGCAGATACAAAAAGCACGCCTGGTTGCAAACCCCGGATGCTACCCGACCTCCATTATTCTTGGTCTTGCCCCACTCCTGCAAAATGGCCTTATTGATACTTCATCCATCATTGCTGACTCCAAATCAGGAACAACAGGCGCTGGCCGTGCCGTCAGCCTAGGGACACTGTTTTGTGAAGTACATGATGGGTTTAAGGCATATAAGGTTGGTGGAACCCACCGGCATCTTCCGGAAATCGAGCAGGAGTTGAGCGCGCTGAGCAAAGGTGATATCACGATCTCTTTCACGCCACACCTCCTCCCCATCGCACGAGGAATATTAAGCACCGTCTACGCCGATCTCACGTCTGATATATCTGAAAATGATATTCGAAAACTGTATAGAACCATGTACGAAAATGAACCCTTTGTTCGTATTGTACCAGAGGGAACCTTCCCGGCAACACAACACGTACGGGGATCAAACTTTTGCGACATAGGATTTACAATCGATGAACGAACCAATAGGATAATTGTCATTTCCGCCATCGATAATATTGTAAAAGGTGCAGCAGGACAGGCAGTACATAATATGAATCTGATGTGCGGAATCGATGAAACCACCGGACTTCAAGGAGCGCCCTTCTTTCCGTAA
- the truA gene encoding tRNA pseudouridine(38-40) synthase TruA, with protein MRNLKVTIAFDGTDFSGWQKQLNAPTIQGELERVLGRITNAPVILHGAGRTDAGVHALGMVASFETHSQISLAALLRGANAILPLSIRIIKAESAVPDFHARFSALSKTYLYSIETGPIQSPITRLYAVHIQQDLAINAMQQCLQILTGTHDFASFEASGSRDKTLTTGRGSVRTLKEATLKEINSTEIQFVFTGDGFLRHMVRNIVGTLLEVGKGRKTVEEFKIILEAKDRSAAAATAPAHGLFLKKVHYR; from the coding sequence ATGCGCAATCTAAAAGTCACCATTGCCTTTGATGGCACTGATTTCAGTGGCTGGCAGAAGCAGTTAAATGCCCCCACGATTCAGGGAGAGCTTGAACGTGTTTTGGGAAGAATCACCAATGCTCCAGTAATTCTCCATGGAGCTGGCAGAACCGACGCGGGTGTTCACGCACTTGGAATGGTTGCCAGCTTTGAAACTCATTCTCAAATTTCTCTGGCTGCTCTCTTGAGAGGTGCTAATGCTATACTTCCTCTCTCTATTCGTATCATTAAAGCAGAAAGCGCTGTCCCCGATTTTCACGCCCGCTTTTCCGCGCTTTCCAAGACCTACCTGTATAGTATTGAAACCGGGCCAATCCAATCACCCATTACCCGTCTCTATGCAGTTCATATCCAACAGGACCTGGCAATAAACGCTATGCAGCAATGCTTACAAATACTCACAGGAACTCATGACTTTGCCAGCTTTGAAGCCTCCGGATCCAGAGACAAGACCTTAACCACAGGGCGTGGTAGCGTCCGTACTCTAAAGGAAGCCACGTTGAAGGAAATCAACAGCACTGAAATACAATTCGTGTTTACCGGAGATGGCTTTCTGCGTCATATGGTACGAAACATTGTGGGGACGCTGCTTGAAGTTGGGAAAGGAAGAAAAACTGTTGAAGAGTTCAAAATTATTCTTGAGGCCAAAGACCGCTCAGCAGCAGCTGCAACAGCTCCCGCACATGGCCTTTTCTTAAAAAAAGTGCATTATAGGTAA